From Phragmites australis chromosome 5, lpPhrAust1.1, whole genome shotgun sequence, a single genomic window includes:
- the LOC133918643 gene encoding uncharacterized protein LOC133918643 isoform X1, whose translation MLEEAKEASMTLPTASEATLRRLKEVLDSAGELLRFGSSGSKIFVECYSRSCPLAGTLRSSRNLQRSMLYLSICSYCCVQPMQNPAAPMPAREKEEDAGWSFPDLSDACQGGGRCWVELFRTSVRLTSLTVGQDGDELLKALLAAQPRDGEVVAHTDSDLVVVRLFSRMYSSSGLEYQNSSGDTNTSMTAW comes from the exons ATGTtggaggaggccaaggaggcGTCCATGACTCTGCCTACGGCGTCGGAGGCCACGCTCCGGCGTCTCAAGGAGGTGCTCGACAGCGCCGGGGAGCTGCTCCGGTTCGGCAGCAGCGGTAGCAAGATCTTCGTG GAATGCTACTCAAGAAGTTGTCCACTTGCAGGAACGTTGAGAAGCTCACGTAAT TTACAGAGATCCATGCTGTATCTATCGATCTGTAGCTACTGTTGTGTG CAGCCGATGCAGAATCCTGCGGCTCCGATGCCTGCcagggagaaggaggaagatGCTGGGTGGAGCTTTCCGGACCTCTCCGATGCctgccagggaggaggacgaTGCTGGGTGGAGCTTTTCCGTACCTCTGTGCGGCTGACATCGCTGACGGTTGGCCAAGATGGGGATGAGCTCCTGAAGGCCTTGTTAGCCGCCCAGCCACGAGACGGCGAAGTGGTGGCCCACACTGACAGTGACCTCGTGGTTGTCAGATTGTTCTCACGGATGTATAGCTCTAGCGGGTTGGAGTACCAGAACTCGTCCGGGGACACGAACACCTCCATGACTGCATGGTAG
- the LOC133917788 gene encoding uncharacterized protein LOC133917788, producing the protein MWEFMNGPLEAEIEVELEAEIDTEVEVEIDVEVEAEINTNQCQRYYLADGIYPEWASFVKTIPLPYSEKHKLFAKRQEVARKAVEWAFGVLQARFAILRGPAHFWKEETLANIMYACIILHNIMVEDEKDSYEVRYNDIEQYDVRDEDN; encoded by the exons ATGTGGGAGTTTATGAATGGCCCACTTGAAGCTGAGATTGAAGTGGAGCTTGAAGCAGAGATTGACACCGAGGTTGAAGTGGAGATTGATGTTGAGGTTGAAGCAGAGATTAATACCAATCAGTGCCAAA gGTACTACCTAGCTGATGGCATTTACCCTGAATGGGCATCCTTTGTTAAGACAATCCCATTGCCTTATAGTGAGAAACACAAATTATTTGCAAAAAGACAAGAAGTTGCAAGAAAAGCTGTTGAATGGGCATTTGGAGTTTTGCAAGCTCGATTTGCAATATTACGAGGCCCCGCACATTTTTGGAAAGAAGAAACACTTGCAAACatcatgtatgcatgtattataCTGCACAAcataatggttgaagatgagAAGGATTCCTACGAGGTGCGGTACAATGACATTGAGCAATATGATGTACGGGACGAAGACAATTAG
- the LOC133918643 gene encoding uncharacterized protein LOC133918643 isoform X3: MLEEAKEASMTLPTASEATLRRLKEVLDSAGELLRFGSSGSKIFVPMQNPAAPMPAREKEEDAGWSFPDLSDACQGGGRCWVELFRTSVRLTSLTVGQDGDELLKALLAAQPRDGEVVAHTDSDLVVVRLFSRMYSSSGLEYQNSSGDTNTSMTAW, translated from the exons ATGTtggaggaggccaaggaggcGTCCATGACTCTGCCTACGGCGTCGGAGGCCACGCTCCGGCGTCTCAAGGAGGTGCTCGACAGCGCCGGGGAGCTGCTCCGGTTCGGCAGCAGCGGTAGCAAGATCTTCGTG CCGATGCAGAATCCTGCGGCTCCGATGCCTGCcagggagaaggaggaagatGCTGGGTGGAGCTTTCCGGACCTCTCCGATGCctgccagggaggaggacgaTGCTGGGTGGAGCTTTTCCGTACCTCTGTGCGGCTGACATCGCTGACGGTTGGCCAAGATGGGGATGAGCTCCTGAAGGCCTTGTTAGCCGCCCAGCCACGAGACGGCGAAGTGGTGGCCCACACTGACAGTGACCTCGTGGTTGTCAGATTGTTCTCACGGATGTATAGCTCTAGCGGGTTGGAGTACCAGAACTCGTCCGGGGACACGAACACCTCCATGACTGCATGGTAG
- the LOC133918643 gene encoding uncharacterized protein LOC133918643 isoform X2 yields the protein MLEEAKEASMTLPTASEATLRRLKEVLDSAGELLRFGSSGSKIFVQPMQNPAAPMPAREKEEDAGWSFPDLSDACQGGGRCWVELFRTSVRLTSLTVGQDGDELLKALLAAQPRDGEVVAHTDSDLVVVRLFSRMYSSSGLEYQNSSGDTNTSMTAW from the exons ATGTtggaggaggccaaggaggcGTCCATGACTCTGCCTACGGCGTCGGAGGCCACGCTCCGGCGTCTCAAGGAGGTGCTCGACAGCGCCGGGGAGCTGCTCCGGTTCGGCAGCAGCGGTAGCAAGATCTTCGTG CAGCCGATGCAGAATCCTGCGGCTCCGATGCCTGCcagggagaaggaggaagatGCTGGGTGGAGCTTTCCGGACCTCTCCGATGCctgccagggaggaggacgaTGCTGGGTGGAGCTTTTCCGTACCTCTGTGCGGCTGACATCGCTGACGGTTGGCCAAGATGGGGATGAGCTCCTGAAGGCCTTGTTAGCCGCCCAGCCACGAGACGGCGAAGTGGTGGCCCACACTGACAGTGACCTCGTGGTTGTCAGATTGTTCTCACGGATGTATAGCTCTAGCGGGTTGGAGTACCAGAACTCGTCCGGGGACACGAACACCTCCATGACTGCATGGTAG